Genomic segment of Prionailurus viverrinus isolate Anna chromosome B4, UM_Priviv_1.0, whole genome shotgun sequence:
GCTCACTAGAACTATCCTATTTGTACCTTCTGACACCAAGAGATAGTGTAACGGCCTCTTTTGCACAGGCCCTATCATTTTATCTCTGTCCTGTAACTGTACCTCTCCAGAGGAAAAACAGAATCggggaaaaaggaaaggcatTTCTGCTAGTGAGaagagaatgcaaatcaaaagcaaacTGGAAAGCAAGAGCAATATTAAGGGGGGGATGAGAGACCGGAGTGGACGCTGCTTAAGAAATCTGGCTGAGTATGCTTTGGTTTGGGGGACTGAAGAAGCAGCTGGGCATTTAAAGTGCAATCACATTGGTAATAAATGATCATCCCTTTCTTCTGACTCTTCCCCCAGCTGATCATCCCCCACACCACGATACGCAGCAGGCACATTTCGGGGTTTAGAACGGCACACAAAGTCACAACCATCCTgtagagagagaagcaaaggaaggaaatgataatttGGAATAACCAACTTTAGGGTGAGGCAAAATGTACCCATGGGCTAAGAATGTGGCAAGAACTAGGTTTCTTCAGGGATGATGAGAAAACCTAGATGCTCTAAGCATCAGCCTGAATTGAATTTGGGGCTAACCGGAGAAAAATTCTAATCACGTCTCCTCTCGCCATCTAGGCCCCTGCAAAGCTTTCTCAGATTCCTAAATCTAAGCAACGGTGTTGTTCTCCCAGCCACGTCTTTGGCAAAGGCCAGGCACTAAGATGCTACGCTACTTACTGCTTTGTGCTAGGGCCAGCAGGTACCTTGTACTGGGTTTGCTGGGGCTTTTGTAGTTTTAGCACCCAAAGTCCTGGGTCTCGAGAGATCCCTCAGCCTGGGTAAACCGAGATGGTTGGTGACTCAATCTTGTATGCAGGCTACAGACTCAGCCAGCAGTCCTGTTACTTACTGCTACCAGGTTGCCAAGATCTTGCCAGAAGGCGAGGTGAGGAAACTGCTCCATTCCCTTGGCTCCCACCACCAGTCGCTGGTATAGGAACCCCCCGATGACGTAGACTGCGACCAGTGATGCAAACCTGTTGAGGAATAAAGACCTCTCTGCTTAAAGACCAAGGAAGAGTAAAACTTCAATAATAAAGATGATCTTTGTATTCGCTAGCTGTTTCCTAGGCTGTATTctgtaaaaatggggaaaaaaggggggggggggagggttagCTTCTTTAAAAAGCCAATTAACATTGTCTAAAAGCAAAAGGCTCAGAAAAAACAAGACCCTAGTGTATGACTCTCACCTAAAGCCAAGAATAGTTACAGATCTACAGTTCCATTTCTCCCAAAGTTCTAACAGTCTAATGGGATAGATTTAAGAAGAGTCCGGTCCTCCTGTAGGGGGATAAAAAGCACCTCCAAATGCAAATACTTATTAGGTGTGAAACATTACATCTCGTTTTGAAAAAAACTTGCCTAGTCAGAGTTTAAAGAGGATTTTCATGAGAagctccccgcccacccccaccccccccacaaacACAAATTTGTATCTAAATAGCACCAAGGAATTGAgttgagaggagaaaaaaaaggactgCTTGGACTGATAGAGGAAAAAGCACTCACGTGACTAGTAAGATAGAACCCACACTGAGGCGGGAGATCTCCGGGGCACAGGCCAGGCTGCTGTCCATCTCAAAGAGGTAGAAACAATCTTGGACTTTGCCTCGCTCCTCAGACACAGGGTTAAAATTGTCCTGATGACGAAAGGCCAGAACGCAACAGTTATGTGGTGAACGGTTTCCTTTGGgctcttattaaaaaaagaaaaaaaacccacaagccAAAAAAAACAGTTGCTTTCTCTCGGTTCAATAACTTATTTTCCACATATGATGGAAGACAAGGTGTCTGTGATGCAGGGCGACACCAGACTTCTGATCCATCCCAGTGTTATCTCGTCCCCTCTGGAGACTCTCCCACCTCGGGTCAgtccttgcatgtgctctctagGCCCGTGTGCCCCAGGACGCCTCACCGCTAGGGTGTGTCGATTGCAGGAGATCATCACCACTGCACGACGCTGCTCCATGCCGCAGTGCCTGTCATATTCATCACCCCCTTTATAGGTCAGCATGATCCAATTACCtgaaagagacaaggaaaatgGAGCTTTGGGGTAGGGGGAAAGCAGAGGCAGGCCTAGGTACTATGGTAGAAAGGAACTGAGAAGTTCAATGAAACTGGTTTTAATTCAAATAATCCTAATCAGTATGGGCTCTGTATACCAAATACCAAGCTAAAACTGGCTTCTGTGTAACAGCTTTGTGTTCCCTTAAGACAACTGAGATCCAGATATTCATATGATAGTCttaattttccacaataaaaggCAGGCAATTGATAGTGAAAAAACAATTATGACCCACACTGTGACAATGATTCACATTTTCGGAACACCTGCTAACATCGAAAGAAGAGGTTCCATAAAATTAGTAGCTGGCAGGGGAATGCCTACGATTTAAAATTAGCCACagataaattcaaagtggatgattgaaaaaaattt
This window contains:
- the M6PR gene encoding cation-dependent mannose-6-phosphate receptor, which translates into the protein MFPFCSCWRTGLLLPLLLAVAVRESWQTEEKTCDLVGDKGRESETELALLKRLQPLYNKSFESTVGQGPDTYIYMFRVCREAGNRTSGAGLVQINKSNGKETVVGRLNETHIFNGSNWIMLTYKGGDEYDRHCGMEQRRAVVMISCNRHTLADNFNPVSEERGKVQDCFYLFEMDSSLACAPEISRLSVGSILLVTFASLVAVYVIGGFLYQRLVVGAKGMEQFPHLAFWQDLGNLVADGCDFVCRSKPRNVPAAYRGVGDDQLGEESEERDDHLLPM